CATTAATACCAGCTTAGTTGAATTATCTGAACAGATAATGGCACCGGTTGATCGTGAAATGGCCACACCACTACATCAAGAAATGCAGCACCATGGGGTAGATTTACGCCTAGGCGTAGCCTTAGAAGCGGTATTTCCAAGCCAACAGCAGGTTGCCGATGAACTAGCCAACGTTGACGAACAAGGTTTAGAACTGCGTTTGAGCAATGGCGACCTACTAGAAACAGAATTGCTGATTATGGCGATTGGGGTCAAACCTGAAACTAGCTTAGCGCGTCAAGCCAACTTAAGCATCGGCGAATTAGGCGGCATAAAGGTAAACAGCCAACTGCAAACGTCTGATCCCGATATCTACGCGGTAGGTGATGCCATTGAGGACCCAGAATTTGTTACCGGCGATGCGGCACTGATTCCATTAGCAGGCCCAGCAAATCGCCAGGGCCGAATGGTTGCCAACAACATCTTTGGCGCAGGCGAGCATTATAAACGCAGCCAAGGCACCGCAATTTGTAAAATATTTGATATCGCGGTGGCGTCTACCGGTCTTAACGAAAAAACCTTACAGCGCAAAGGCATCAACTACCAAAAAGTGTATGTGCATGCTGCTAGCCATGCGGGCTACTACCCTGGCGCTCACCCTATTAACCTTAAGTTATTGTTTAATCCAGACAGCGGTGCAATTTTGGGCGCGCAAGCGGTGGGTAAAGATGGCGTAGATAAGCGCATCGACGTAATTGCAGTAGCCCAGCGTGCTGGTCTTACGGTCTTCGATCTACAAGACTTAGAGCTCACTTACGCTCCGCCTTTTGGCAGCGCTAAAGACGTAGTAAACCAAGCTGGTTTTGTTGCAGCAAACAGCATTAAGGGCGATACGCGCTTGTGCCACAGTGAGGAAATTAGCAACCCAAGTGAGCAGCAAATCATTTTGGATGTACGAAATCCAGGTGAATTGGAAAAGCTAGGTGCAATACCAGGCGCGATTAATATTCCGGTAGACCAACTGCGCGAGCGGATTAACGAACTGCCTAAAGACAAGGAGATTTTGGTCTACTGCATGGTGGGTTTACGAGGCAACGTGGCCTATCGCCAACTGCTCAATCACGGTTTTAAAGCTAAAAACTTAACCGGTGGTTATAAGACTTGGTTAGCTAATCAGTAGCCATAAAAAAGCCCGGTGAAAACCGGGCAAAAGCTGAGACGCATAAAAACAAACTATTGCGCGTTAACCGTAATGTCTTTGGTCGCGCTATTGAAGTTGATGCGATAAGTGGTGTTGTCGGATACTTGGTAATCCGCAGTTGGATACGCTTCTGTCCAGTTACCACTATCTATCTTAAAGCGTGCTGGCGCTTCTTCGCCGGCAAAACTTTGAATGGTGTAATACAAACCTGTTGCACTATCGTAATCAAGCTGCGCTTTACCCCATCCATTAGCAGTACCACGGAAATACCATAGCTCATCACCACCATTGTCAGGGTTACCACCAACACAGTTTGTTGCCGCTACCCAACTACCTTGGGCATAACACAATGCATCACCGGCGGTGTTTAGATCCGCGGTTTGATTAGCGCCACTATCGTTAAAGATAATGTTTAAGCTGCTTAACTTAGTGCCAAAGTCATGGCAGTAGTAAGCACCTTTTTGCACCATTGCCACACCTGGCCATTGCGCATTTGCAACTGGGGTTTCAGCTGAAACAGCCCAATAGTAAAGTGTTGGATTATTAAAGCCAGCCTGGTTGTCGTAGCATACTTCGGTGCCACCAACAGGGTCTGGATCGGGCTCAGGATCAACCACTACCACTTCAAAGCCGCAGTCTTGCAAACTGCTCCAGCTACCATCTTTGTAACAACCCGCGCCGGCTACCGTTAAGTCTGCTGTTTTGTTAGCGCCATTATTACTAAATATGGCGTTTATGCTGGTAAGCTCTACACCTAAGTCATGGCATTTAAAGTCACCATTGGTTTGCATGGCAACACCAGGCCAATCTGCATCTGCCAAGCTACCTGCTGGCTGGGCGCCCCAGTAGTACAAAGTGGGGAGATTTTCTGATGTACAAACAGAAGTAGCCACTACTGGCGTAGCGGGTACTGGGTCAGTTCCGCAGTCAGAAGTACATGGGCAATCAGCGCCAGTACACACATCACCAATTTTAGCCCCTACATGAATAGCAGCTGCGCTGTCTCCAGCTACGCTAAAGTTAGCTTGACCACCGCTTACGGTAATTACCGCTTGGCCACTTGAATCTGAGGCTTGATTACATTGGCCTGTGCTCTCATCAAAGTCAGCTTCGATAATATTACAGTACTGCCCATCTGGCATGCCGGTATCAAAGCTTTGGTTAATTGAGCCGCCAAAACGTTTGTTAATAACCACAAAACCTAAGCCGCCACGACCAAAGGCGATTTGATCATTTCCGCCCTGCCACCAATTAGTAATACTCCATTCACCAGCAGTATGGTTACGGAAGGCCACCATGTTAGCAATGCCGCGCCACTTGTGCTCACACACCCAGTTGCCGCCATCAAAACCACAAGCATTACCGGTGTGTACGCCGCTACTTGGTGGGCCAGCATCAAAATTACCGTTGAAGTAGTAACCCGACATTATTTTTGGATAGCCGTAAGGGTAGGCCAGCGCAAAAATGTTAGCTAAGAAGTAACCGTCACCTTGCACTCCATGCCAAATTGGACCACCTGGGTTATGGCGCTCTTCATCGTGGTTAGTCACAAAGGTCACCGCATCGGCGCTAGATAGCTCCATTTGGTTGGCTAAATCACCTAACCACGCAATGTTACTGTCGCGAAAAGCCGGGCCTAACTTACGGGCAAATTCAAATTCGGTCACATCTCCAATGTAAGTATATTCCGTTGGACGAACTGGCTCGCCAGACGCGCCAATCACCTCTTGGAAGATATAAGGATTACCATTTAGCTTGCCTTTAATCGCGGCAATGTCGCCGGCAGGGATATGCTTGGCCGCATCAATACGAAAACCTGCCACACCCATGCTCATAGCATCGTTCATGTAATCAGCGATTTTCTGGCGAACATAATCGGAGCCAGTTTTAAGATCGTTTAATCCCACTAAATCACAGTTCTGTGTTTGCCAACGGTCACTGTAATCAATATCACTGGTACAAGAATTAAAGTCGTTTGAACTATAGGGCACTTCTGGGAAGTTTCGATCCCAAGCGGCCATGTGATTAATCACAGCGTCCACGTAGATATCTACCCCAACATTTTTACAACGCTGCACCATGTCTTGAAACTGGGCTCGATTGCCGCTACGGCCTTCAAAAGCATAGCTAACCGGCTGATAACGCGTCCACCACGCATTGCCATCCACCGATTTAGTTGGAGGTGAGACTTGCACAGCGGCAAAGCCTTTAGGGCCAAGGAAGGTTTCACACTCTTGCGCGATATCTTCCCATTTCCATTCGAAGAGGTGTACAAAGGCGGTTCTTGGTGCCGCCGTGACGCTGGACGCAAAGCCCAACGCCGCGCTCGCTAGCAGAGCGCTAGTGGCGAGTTTGCTAAATTTTCTCATTGTTACTTTCCCATGTAATCTTAGAGCGTCTCTTAAAGACTTAACCCACCGCCACTCTGTGGTGTTTTGCGATGAGGAGGCAGACTAACCATTGGAAAGAACCACAAGTAAAACCTAATCTTAACTATCCATAGTCAATTTACCGCTTTTTAATCTACGCCTATTTTTTGTTCGATGAAGATGGCTGAGTATTTATTGAGCATCAGCTCACAAACAACTCTCCATTTGGTGAATGATGTTTGACATTGATCAAACTTCAAACAAATATCCTTTTATAAAAGCTCCCAAACCACCTTTGCAAACTAATAATCTGCAAATAAAGCGCTCCGAATTAACTTACAACCCGCCCTACAGACGGCATAAACACTGAGCTTGATAGCTGTTGCTATGAAAAACAGCTAACTACTCGAATCGAATAAGAGGGTTTACAATGCAGGTAATTCACAGCAGTTAAAGAACTTAATCATGAACAAACAGTGGTGGCATTCGGCGGTTGTTTATCAGGTTTACCCACGCAGTTTTTGCGATAGTAGTGGTGATGGCAACGGCGATTTACCGGGCATTATTAGCAAGCTAGATTATCTAGAAAATCTTGGTATCGACCTAATTTGGCTATCGCCAGTTTACCTCTCTCCGATGAAAGACAATGGCTACGACATTGCTGATTACCAAGCCATCGATCCACGCTTTGGCAACATGGACGATATGCACCAATTAATCGCTCAAGCCAAACAGCGTAACATCGGCATAATGATGGACTTGGTACTTAACCATACCTCCGACCAACATCATTGGTTTAAGCAAGCAAAACAAAGCCGTGATAACCCTTATCGTGATTACTATATTTGGCGTGACCAAACCAACTCCATTGGTTCTATATTTGGTGGTCCAGCTTGGCAATATGACTCAAAAACTGATCAGCATTACTTTCATTTATTTGCCGATGCTCAACCCGATCTCAACTGGGAGAACTCAGCGGTAGCCGAAGAAATTCAACAAATGATAAGTTGGTGGGTAGAGCAAGGTGTGGCGGGCTTTCGCTTAGATGTGATTGATTTAATCGGCAAACAAATTGACCAAGGTATTACCGAAAATGGCCCGCGTTTACACCCACTATTACAACAAATGCACCTAGCTTGTTTCAAGGGTAAAAAGTTGGTTACGGTAGGCGAAACCTGGGGGGCAACACCCGAGATAGCCAAGTTGTATTCCGATCCGCGTCGCGAAGAGCTATCGATGGTATTTCAATTCGAACACGCCGCCTTAGACTGGCACCCCGAACATGGAAAGTGGCAAGTACAAGATTTTGATTTAGTTGCCTTAAAAAAGGTGCTCAGCAAATGGCAAACCGCCTTTGATGGTGATGGCTGGAACGCCTTATTCTGGAACAATC
The Agarivorans aestuarii DNA segment above includes these coding regions:
- a CDS encoding FAD-dependent oxidoreductase, with translation MTKILIIGGVAGGASAAARARRLSEDAEIIMFERGPYISFANCGLPYHIGGDIEQRDALLLQTPESFKARFNVGVRVMNEVVSINRQDKTLTIRNLETQENYQESYDKLVLSPGASPIVPPIPGIQNSRTFSLRNIPDMDKIIASIEHNQPKHATVVGGGFIGIEMAEALIQRGINTSLVELSEQIMAPVDREMATPLHQEMQHHGVDLRLGVALEAVFPSQQQVADELANVDEQGLELRLSNGDLLETELLIMAIGVKPETSLARQANLSIGELGGIKVNSQLQTSDPDIYAVGDAIEDPEFVTGDAALIPLAGPANRQGRMVANNIFGAGEHYKRSQGTAICKIFDIAVASTGLNEKTLQRKGINYQKVYVHAASHAGYYPGAHPINLKLLFNPDSGAILGAQAVGKDGVDKRIDVIAVAQRAGLTVFDLQDLELTYAPPFGSAKDVVNQAGFVAANSIKGDTRLCHSEEISNPSEQQIILDVRNPGELEKLGAIPGAINIPVDQLRERINELPKDKEILVYCMVGLRGNVAYRQLLNHGFKAKNLTGGYKTWLANQ
- a CDS encoding starch-binding protein encodes the protein MRKFSKLATSALLASAALGFASSVTAAPRTAFVHLFEWKWEDIAQECETFLGPKGFAAVQVSPPTKSVDGNAWWTRYQPVSYAFEGRSGNRAQFQDMVQRCKNVGVDIYVDAVINHMAAWDRNFPEVPYSSNDFNSCTSDIDYSDRWQTQNCDLVGLNDLKTGSDYVRQKIADYMNDAMSMGVAGFRIDAAKHIPAGDIAAIKGKLNGNPYIFQEVIGASGEPVRPTEYTYIGDVTEFEFARKLGPAFRDSNIAWLGDLANQMELSSADAVTFVTNHDEERHNPGGPIWHGVQGDGYFLANIFALAYPYGYPKIMSGYYFNGNFDAGPPSSGVHTGNACGFDGGNWVCEHKWRGIANMVAFRNHTAGEWSITNWWQGGNDQIAFGRGGLGFVVINKRFGGSINQSFDTGMPDGQYCNIIEADFDESTGQCNQASDSSGQAVITVSGGQANFSVAGDSAAAIHVGAKIGDVCTGADCPCTSDCGTDPVPATPVVATSVCTSENLPTLYYWGAQPAGSLADADWPGVAMQTNGDFKCHDLGVELTSINAIFSNNGANKTADLTVAGAGCYKDGSWSSLQDCGFEVVVVDPEPDPDPVGGTEVCYDNQAGFNNPTLYYWAVSAETPVANAQWPGVAMVQKGAYYCHDFGTKLSSLNIIFNDSGANQTADLNTAGDALCYAQGSWVAATNCVGGNPDNGGDELWYFRGTANGWGKAQLDYDSATGLYYTIQSFAGEEAPARFKIDSGNWTEAYPTADYQVSDNTTYRINFNSATKDITVNAQ
- a CDS encoding glycoside hydrolase family 13 protein, whose translation is MNKQWWHSAVVYQVYPRSFCDSSGDGNGDLPGIISKLDYLENLGIDLIWLSPVYLSPMKDNGYDIADYQAIDPRFGNMDDMHQLIAQAKQRNIGIMMDLVLNHTSDQHHWFKQAKQSRDNPYRDYYIWRDQTNSIGSIFGGPAWQYDSKTDQHYFHLFADAQPDLNWENSAVAEEIQQMISWWVEQGVAGFRLDVIDLIGKQIDQGITENGPRLHPLLQQMHLACFKGKKLVTVGETWGATPEIAKLYSDPRREELSMVFQFEHAALDWHPEHGKWQVQDFDLVALKKVLSKWQTAFDGDGWNALFWNNHDLPRIVSRWGNDGQYREASAKLFATLLHGMQGTPYIYQGEEIAMTNVQFNQLDDYHDIEIKNSYQEKVLEQKSLSHQQFMQGVYKSARDNARTPMQWDNSENAGFSCGQPWLRLNPNYAQINVAAALDNPNSVYYHYQRLIALRKSEEYGDTLVYGSYQLLLPEHQQVFAYLRQYQGQRLLVLANVSAQPQTLNLDYQLEKVVLDNLQPEDELEVDLAQLCLAPYQALICTLAD